The segment AGAAACACAATTATATTCGGGAACTGTTAGCAGCCGGATTGAACAATTAAAGAAGCCATAAAATGAATGAAGATTTAACATATACCGCGGCCCATAATGAGCTGCAGGAAATAGTTTCAGAAATGGAAAATTCTGAAATTACAATTGATGAACTCGATTCAAAAATAAAACGTGCCGCAGAACTGCTGAAAATTTGTAAAGACAAATTATTTAAAACTGAAAAAAGTGTGCAGGATGTACTGGAAGAAATAAAGAATTATTCGGTATAAAAAACGGGCAGAAATAGTCTTCTGCCCGTAGGATTTGTATTCATTCAGTTAAATCAGAAACCGAACCTTAATTTACCTTTACGGCTCCCACTTTCCAAATCTTATCACAGTAATCCTGGATAGAACGGTCAGAGGAAAATTTACCCATATTTGCGACATTAAGTATAGATCTTTTTGCCCATTCATTGGGTTGTCTCCAAACACTGTGAACTTCTTCCATTGCTTCAATATAGGAGCGGTAATCTTTTAAAAGAAGATAAGGGTCACGGCCCAGTAAATTATCATAAATAGGCCGGAACAATTCTGTATCGCCTTTAGAGATCTCTCCTGAAACAAGCATATCCAGAACCTCACACAATTCCTGATCCTGATCGTAAATCTTATACGGATGGTATCCCGCAGATTTAGTATTTTGAACCTCCTCTGTGGTTAAGCCGAAAAGGAAGAAATTATCGTCTCCTACTTCCTCCCTTATTTCTACATTGGCACCATCAAGCGTTCCTACCGTAAGCGCTCCATTTAGTGCGAATTTCATATTTCCTGTACCCGATGCTTCCATTCCTGCCAAAGAGATTTGTTCAGAAAGATCGGCTGCGGGATAAATGTGTTGAGCCTGCTTTACACTGAAGTTTGGTAAAAACACCACTTTAAGCAGATGCTTTGTATCCTCATCATTGTTCACGAGTTCTGCAACCGAAGTTACAAGCCTGATGATCAATTTTGCCATAAAATAACCCGGAGCAGCCTTTCCTGCAAAAATAAAAGCTGAGGGAGAAATACCTTCTGTATCTCCGTTTTTAATCCTTTTATATAAACTTAAAATGTGAAGTACTTTAAGATGCTGGCGCTTGTATTCGTGGATCCTTTTTACCTGTACATCAAATAGCATGGATGGATCTACCTCTACTCCTGTTTTTTCTTTTATAAATCTCGAAAGAAACTTTTTGTTTTCCAGTTTTACTTCCAGCCATTTTTGTTGAAATTCTGTATCTGTAGCCAGAGGTTCAAGCTTGTGAAGTTGCTCGAGATGAGTAAGCCATTCTTTTCCTGTTTTTTCAGAAATAAGACCTGAAAGACCCGGATTACTAACGGCAAGGAACCTCCTGTGTGTCACACCATTGGTTACATTGGTGAATTTTTCCGGCCACAGCTCAGCAAAATCTTTTAAAACCTGTTCCTTAAGCAAACCGGAGTGTAAAGCCGACACTCCATTTATTTTGTAACTCCCTATAGTAGCCAAATTAGCCATTCGAACGGTTTGTTCTCCACCCTCACCAATAATTGACATCCTGCTTATTTGCTCTTCAGAATAGCTGCCATTTTCTCTAAGTTCACTTAAGAATCTACCATTAATTTCAAAAATAATATCCAGGTGGCGGGGTAGTAATTTTCTAATAATACTCACTAAGCCATCTTTCCAAAGCTTCGGGCAGCAGCGTATGGTTTGTATAGGCAAAAGTATTTTTGGTAATTTCCCAGGCCTCTTCCCACTCAATTTGATGCTCGTCCACCAGCAGCCGCATAAGTTCAGCAACTGCAATAGAGGGATGAGTGTCGTTTAATTGTATAGTAAATTTTTCATGAAGCTTATTTAATTCTCTGCCCTGTTCTGTATTAAGATGGATTATATCCTGTAAGGAGCAGGAGACAAAGAAGTACTGCTGTTTTAATCTAAGTTCCTTTCCTGAAAGGGTCTCATCATTGGGATAAAGAACTTTTGTAATATTTTCAGAAATCATTTTTGCCTCGACCGCTTTATAATAATCTCCCTGATTAAATGCAGAAAAATCGAAAGACTCTATAGCTTCAGCTTTCCATAGTCTTAGGGCAATTGCATTACTGCGGTAGCCAAGGATAGGGGTGTCATAAGCTGTTCCTTTAACCACGGAATCAGGAATCCAATCTACTTCAAACACGCGGCTATTACTTTCCCGGTGCTCAATTCTACCACCAAATTTAACCTGATAAGTAATTTCAGGCCGCATGACCTCCCAGGGATTTCCATACTGAAGCCATTTATCTGTAGCCTCTTCCTGCTTACCTTCTTTAATTATTTGGTTGAAGATTCCAAATTCATATCGTATTCCATAACCCATAGAAGGAATTCCAAGGGTTGCCAGAGAATCCATGTAACAGGATGCTAATCTTCCAAGACCTCCATTTCCAAGGCCCGGTTCTTCTTCCTGCTCAAGAAGGTCATCTAATTCAAGATCAAGTTCTTCTAATGCTTCCCTGGTTTCTTTAAATATTCCAAGGTTAAGTAGATTATTTCCTAAATGTGGACCAGGCAGGTATTCTGCTGAAAGATAAGCAACTGCCCGTGCATCCTGTCCTGAAAACTCTGCAGTAGATCTTACAGATTGTCTAAAGACCCGGTCTCTAATAGTTAGTGCCAGAGCTGTGTACAAATCCCTGCGAGTTGCAACTTGTGGAACCCGACCGATTCCATATAACAAATTATCTAAAAATGATGCTTTTATTTCATCCTTGGAAAGTCCCGTACGCCCTCCTCCTGAACCTGATTGGGTTAAGTAACTTTTAATTATATTATTATTAAAATTCATAATGTCGTTTTTTCCAGAAGTGCTAAAATATAAAATAACGCTGCCGATATACCTTTTTGAAGTATAATTTTTAGAAAACGATGTAGTATGAAACCTCAACATCTTCTTGAAATCCAGCCATATAAATACCCGTTATTTTACATTTATGGAAGATTAACCAAGCGGTTCTATCAATTAAAAAGCCCGTAAACCGGGCTTTAGATATAAACTAAGAATTAATGTCTGGACTAGACCGAAAAAAATGTTTCCAGTTCCTGCATCGTTTCCTGCGAAGTCTTAATATCTTTCACTATCCTTCCTTTCTCCAATACCACTACCCTGTTAGAAATTTCCACAGTATGTTGAAGATCATGACTGGATACAAGAATAGTAACCTCTTTTGACTCCGCCAGTTCCCGAATAATTTTCTTCAGCCGGAATTGGGTAGTAGGGTCAAGGTTTGCAAAAGGCTCATCCAGTATAATAATTTCAGGACTGCCAATAAGTGCTGCCACTATCCCTACCTTTTTTGAATTTCCTTTAGAAAGATCCCTTAAATATTTCTTCCCGTTCAATATTTCTCCATTAAAAAATTCAGAAAACCTGGTAAGAAAGGAATCAACATCAGATTTGTTCCGGCCGCGAAGTTCCCCAATAAAATAAAAGTATTCTTCAGGAGTAAGATAACCTATAAGAAAAGTATCATCTATAAAAGCCGAAGTAAAAGGCTTCCACCCTTCATCTTCACTAATATGTATGTTATTACTGGTGATCTTCCCCGAATCTGGCTGAATAAGGTCCAGCAATAGACTGAAGAATGTGGTTTTACCTGCTCCATTATTCCCAACCAGTCCAAAACTTTGGCCCTTAGGAATTTCTAAATGTTCAATATCAAGGACAGTAGTTCCTCCGTAAGTTTTAGTCAAATTTTCTACTTGTATCATTTCAGGAAAATTTAATTTGATTGTTTATAAGCTGCAAGGGTTTTGTACTTCTGGGTTTTGTAGATATTTTCAATAATGGCAAATACCTTGTTTTTAAAAGTAAATCCCAGAATACCTACAGCTGCGACGATAATATAACCTGCACGAGGTTCAAAAAAATAATGTCCAATAGCATACAAAATGAGAGGCAATACTAGTTTTGGAAGAGACAGCAATAAAGTCTTTGAATTAAAAGCCTGTTTATTCCCCAGTACATTTTTATTTTGAGTGAGATCTATTGGGGTTCTAATATAGGCACCACCCCAAAGAACAAGATGAGCATTTACTCCCATATTATAAATAGCACCCACCAAAATGGCCAGGTAAACTTCCCACCCAAAATAGAGATAGAAGCTGCTTAAAAGAGTTGTGACTATTGTTGCAATAATCATTAACCACCATTTGGCATTAAGATATTCCCTGTATTGAATATTCTGGCTCATCATTAATGGATAATAAGAACTGTCCCAGCTGGGAACAAATTGGCCGAAAGTGAACAAAAATCCTCCAGTAACAAAAATTCCTGCAAAAATTCGCCAAACTAAGTCCTTCATAGGCCTCAATACCAGCGTAAAGAAAAGAAGACCGTAGAAAATGAAAAGAACACTTATGAAAATAGTTGTCTTTGACCGCTTATTCCTCTTTATCAATTTTATATCATTCTTTATAAAAGTTCCCAGTACTCCATACTTATTTAACCAGGTATAATCTTCAGTTTGAGCATCCTGCTGTTTTACCTTTAATCCTGCATCCAGGTAAAGATTCTTTTTAAAATACCTGAATGTAATTGCCACGGCTGCTAACAGTAAAAACAATGGTACAAAAACCCAAACTGGTGACTCATATAAAGAGGAAAATAAAGGTTGGGTATACTGCGTGAGGTCCAGAATTCCATAGTACCTCAGTAAAGCAGAGGTGACAATTAGAGCTGCAAGAAAATACAATAGCGGCGCCTTATTATTACTAAGTATATTGAGGAAGTTATTTAAAAAAATCAAAGAAAAGACTCCAATGAACCAGGCAAGGGCACCTAAAACATCAAAACCTTCTCTTATAAGAACTATTGTAAATGGTAACAGGAAAAAAATGTAGATCCAGTTAAACATAGAGAAAACCGTTTTCCCCAGGCTGAAACCGACAATGTTGTTCTTTACAATATTTTGACCCAGCAATGGCCGAATATTCATTACAGCATCTTTTGAAGGAAATACCTGAATATAAAATCAAATACTAATAAAATAATCAAAAATCGGTTCACTGTTTCCAGCGGAGGCAAACCCTGCTCCTCAAGGATGTAGAAAAGACCTATCCCTAAAATTGAAAAAATTCCTATAAAATATAGAACAGCCAGGGCCATTATAATTTTTAAAAATAGGTTCGCCCTAAAAGCAGCAGATCTGGTGAAGGATTTCCATTCCAGAGAAAAGAAAGTTTTTATCATATGATCCCGTTTACCTGGATTAATCAAATTTTTAATGAAAACTATCTATATGTTACTTACCCTGGAAATTTGTTACAGAAAACTTCAAATATTTTACTGTAATAAAGAGGATGAATTGCAGAAAAAATTTTGTTGAGATGAAACAAAGAGGTAGTCAGTTTCAGAATAAAATAAATAATTTGTTATTCGAAAAAAATAGATATCCTGATTTTAAAAATATATGGCAAAAATGCCATTTATTCCTCAATGATAGGTTTTAGGACTTCCCAAACATTATCTGCAAGGATTTTCTGTCCTTCAGCTGTTGGATGAATACCATCGTTTTGGTTTAATTCAGCTACACCTCCAACATCTTCCAACAGAAAGGGGATAAGATAAAGATCATTTTCTTCAGCCAGATCAGGAAAAACATTTTTAAAACTTGTAGAATATTCCTGCCCCATATTTGGCGGCATTTGCATTCCCGCAAGAATAATTTCTGTCTCCGGATTTTTCTTACGTACAGTCTCGATTATAGCCTGCAAATTTTTTCTGGTTTCTTCTACAGGTACCCCCCTTAATCCGTCGTTTGCTCCAAGTTCAAGAATAAAAACCTCGACATCCTGGTTTAACACCCACTCAATCCTGTTTCTTCCCATAAGCTGTAGTTTCACCACTTAATCCCGCGTTTACCACCTGGTACGGTAAATTAAGGGAATCGATCTTGTTTTGGATAAGTGCGGGGAAAGCTTCCTCCTGCTCCAGGCCCATTCCGGCGGTAAGACTATCTCCAAAAAACAGAATAACACTTTTGTTATCAACCGAATTCTCAGCAACCTCCTGTTCATTTTTTTCGGCTTGTTTATCAGAATTTTCTTTACAGGAAAAACATATTAGAAAACACAACAAAGCACAAAATACTGGTAAGATTCTCATAGCACCGGGTTTTTAATCAAAATCATTTCTTTATTTTGTCATACTTCTGAAGAAAAGAAACAAATCTGAATCATGTCAAAGATATTAAACGTTCGCAACCTGGAGAAAACCTATTCCAGCGGTTCCAAAAAACTTACTGTTCTGCACAATATTAACTTTGACATTGAAGAACGGGAAACATTTTCTATAGTAGGCCCTTCTGGTAGCGGAAAAACGACTCTCTTAGGTCTTTGCGCAGGGTTGGATAGGCCAGATTCCGGAAGTATAGAACTTTGTGGCACTGCACTCGAAAATCTTAGTGAAGATGAAAGAGCGGTTTTAAGGAATCGAAAAGTGGGTTTTGTATTCCAGGATTTTCAATTGCTGCCCACTCTTACAGCCTTAGAGAATGTAGCAGTTCCACTCGAATTACAGGGTTCAAAAGATGCATCTGCAATAAGTAGGGAATTACTCGAAAAAGTAGGATTGGGAGCACGCAAAAACCATTATCCAACTCAACTTTCCGGCGGTGAACAGCAGCGGGTGGCAGTCGCCAGGGCGTTTTCAAATCAGCCTTCAATTTTATTTGCCGATGAACCCACGGGAAATCTGGATGCTGAAACTGGAGAAAAAGTCATAGAACTTCTCTTTAATTTAAATAAAGAAGCCGGAACCACATTAGTTATTGTTACCCATGATCTTGAACTCGCTCAAAAAACGCAGCGTATATTAAGGCTGAAGGGTGGAAAAATAGTGGATAACGCAATTTCTGCAACTTAATGAAAAATAAAAAAGCCCAAACAGCAGGATTTAAATGGCTTACAGCAATGGCCTGGCGGGACGGTAAAGCCAGTGCTAAAAAACTAAGTCTATTTATGGCTTCTATTGTACTGGGGATTGCTGCCGTTGTTTCTATACAATCCTTTGGGGAAAACCTAAAGGAGAACATCCAGCTTCAATCAAAAGCTTTAATGGGTGCAGATTACAGGATAGATAGTGACAATGTTCCTAATGAAAGAGTGACGGAGATCATGGATTCTCTTGGAGGTGCAGATGCCCGGGAGATAAGTTTCGTCTCAATGGCAGCTTTTACAAAAAATGGTGCCGCCAAATTAGTTCAGGTAAGAGGAATAGAAGGTGATTTTCCCCTCTATGGCGAACTGGAAACTGTTCCTCCAAATTCTGCTCAAAATTATAAAGACGAGGGAGCTGCTTTGGTAGATGCAACGGTGATGTTGCAACTTGGAATTAAAACCGGGGACAGTATTAAAATAGGAAATGTAACGCTGCCTATTTCGGGAGCTTTAAATACTGTTCCCGGAAGCACTGCTATTTTTAGTTCTGTGGCCCCTCCTGTTCTAATTCCATATAGATTTATCAATGAAACGGGGCTCATCCAGCCCGGTAGTCGTGTTGGCTATGACTTCTATTTCCTGGCCGATAGTGGAATGGATATGGAAGAACTGGATGAGACCTTAGGATCCAAACTGGATGAAAACAATGCCGATTTAGATACCCACACCTCAACGAGTGAACGCCTGGGACGCTGGTATGAAAACTTCGGCAAATTTCTTAATCTGGTTGCATTTATTGCTCTTCTGTTAGGTTGTGTGGGAATAGCAAGTGCTATAAACATATACATTAAAGGAAAACTTAAATCTGTGGCGGTCCTTAAGTGTCTTGGTGCTACCAGGAAGCAAACATTCCTTGTTTTTTTACTTCAAATAGCAGCAATTGGACTTTTAGGGGGAATCCTTGGAACTGCTCTTGGGTTGGTACTTCAACAATTATTTCCTCTTTTCCTGGGTGATCTTCTTCCCGTTGATGTGCAGATGACTTTTTCACCGCGGATTATATTTATGGGATTACTATTAGGCATCTCAATGTCAATTCTCTTTGCGGCTTATCCTCTTATGAGTACCCTGTATGTTTCACCGCTGCAGGCATTAAGGGTCCAGGCAGAAGGAAAGGAGAATTCCGGCAAAGCAGGAATTTTAGTTCTTACTGCAATCTTTCTATTCATCCTTTTCTTCTCCTATTGGCTACTGGAGGAATGGCGGTATTCTCTAGGCTTCGTAGCAGGAATTATTGTCACCTTTTCTATACTGGCAGGTATAGCAAAACTTTTTATGAAAGCTATTAGGAAATTTTTTCCAGGGAGCTGGAGTTTCCCAGCCAGGCAAAGTTTATTAAATCTTTTCCGCCCTCAAAACCAAACGCTAACTCTCGTTTTGGCAATTGGAGTAGGTAGTTTTTTAATAAGCACCCTCTACTTTACCAAAGATGTCCTGCTGGCACAGGCTTCTGTTGAAGCCCAGGCCGATAGTCCTAATATGATCCTCCTCGATGTGCAGAGTGAGCAAAGAGAAGAGGTCGCCGCCACTATAAAAAACCAGCAGTTACCTGTTATAAATGACATTCCTATTGTAACGATGCGGGTACAAAGTATTAAGGGAAAAACGGTTAATGAAATAAGAGAGGATACAGCTTCAGGTGTAAATCGGTGGGTTTTAAGTCACGAATTTCGTGTTACCTACAGGGATTCTCTTATAAATTCAGAAACTCTTGAACAGGGAAATTGGCAACCCAGGGTAACTAACGAGGATCCTGTTCCTATTTCCATCAGTGATAATTTTGCAGATGATGCTAAAGTCTCGGTGGGAGACAGGGTAACATTTAATGTACAGGGAGTATTGCTCAAAACAATTGTGGGAAGTGTAAGAACTGTAGACTGGAGCAGGATGCAAATGAATTTTTCAATTGTCTTTCCGGTGGGAGTACTGGAGGAAGCACCCCAGTTTAGGGTCCTTACTACAAATATTCCTGGAGAAAATGCATCTGCAGAACTGCAGCAGGAATTAGTACGTAAATTTCCAAATGTTACCATTATTGATCTTCGGCAGGTCCTTACTGTGATCGAAGGTCTTTTGGACAAGATATCATGGCTCATAAATTTTATGGCCTTTTTTAGTATTCTTACAGGTATTATTGTTCTGCTGGGAGCTGTAAGAACAAGTAAATACCAAAGAATAAGAGAAAGTGTATTACTACGAACAATAGGAGCAAAAAGTGAACAGATCCTCAAAATACTTGCTCTGGAATATTTTTATCTGGGAGTGTTAGGAGCACTTTCAGGAATTTTGTTGTCCCTTATAAGCAGCCAATTTCTTGCCTGGTATTTATTCGATACGCCATTTGTTCCTTCCTGGGTTCCTTTTCTTGTCCTTTTTCCGGGAATTGTAATATTGGTGTTGATAATAGGCCTATCCAATAGCCTTAGCGTGATTAAAAGCCCTCCTCTTGAAGTACTGCGAAAGGAAGGATTTTAGGTTTAAAATACCGCATTTAAAGTTTAAATCCTGGATTGGTTTTTCTTTTCCCGGGTACGAAGAATGAAGAAGTAGACAGGTATAAGAATAAAATCTTTTTGCGGAAAGGTATTTTATTTTACCAGTATCTTTTTTGTAGGATGGTCTCTAAGTACAGGTAATGCAATTATGAATGTGGCACCTTCAGTCTCGTTATTAATCAACTTTAAAGAGCCATTGTGCCCCTTTATAATATTATAACTCAAGCTCAATCCCAATCCTGTCCCTTCTCCAGTAGGTTTAGTGGTGAAGAATGGCTCAAAAATTCTTTCTCTGATTTCTTCTGGAATTCCGGGTCCATTATCTGCAATAATAATTTCAACATAGCTGGCTGACTTCCGGGTCATAATTTTTATGAAGGGGTCGTAATTATTTTGCAGTTTTTTCTTTTTATCAACAACAGCATCAAGCGAATTTCCAATAACATTAATCAATACCTGACCTATTTCCTGACCCACTACCTTAATTTCTCCTATTCCCGGTTCAAGATCTTTTTTGATATTTATTTCTATGCCAGAAAGTTGCTTTCGTTTTCCCTGGTAAGCCAAATCAATATATTTTCTCACAAGTTCATTAATATCAAAGAGTTCAAAAATTGGCTTACCTCC is part of the Antarcticibacterium sp. 1MA-6-2 genome and harbors:
- the glgP gene encoding glycogen/starch/alpha-glucan family phosphorylase; the protein is MSIIRKLLPRHLDIIFEINGRFLSELRENGSYSEEQISRMSIIGEGGEQTVRMANLATIGSYKINGVSALHSGLLKEQVLKDFAELWPEKFTNVTNGVTHRRFLAVSNPGLSGLISEKTGKEWLTHLEQLHKLEPLATDTEFQQKWLEVKLENKKFLSRFIKEKTGVEVDPSMLFDVQVKRIHEYKRQHLKVLHILSLYKRIKNGDTEGISPSAFIFAGKAAPGYFMAKLIIRLVTSVAELVNNDEDTKHLLKVVFLPNFSVKQAQHIYPAADLSEQISLAGMEASGTGNMKFALNGALTVGTLDGANVEIREEVGDDNFFLFGLTTEEVQNTKSAGYHPYKIYDQDQELCEVLDMLVSGEISKGDTELFRPIYDNLLGRDPYLLLKDYRSYIEAMEEVHSVWRQPNEWAKRSILNVANMGKFSSDRSIQDYCDKIWKVGAVKVN
- the xseB gene encoding exodeoxyribonuclease VII small subunit, translated to MNEDLTYTAAHNELQEIVSEMENSEITIDELDSKIKRAAELLKICKDKLFKTEKSVQDVLEEIKNYSV
- a CDS encoding glycogen/starch/alpha-glucan phosphorylase, with translation MNFNNNIIKSYLTQSGSGGGRTGLSKDEIKASFLDNLLYGIGRVPQVATRRDLYTALALTIRDRVFRQSVRSTAEFSGQDARAVAYLSAEYLPGPHLGNNLLNLGIFKETREALEELDLELDDLLEQEEEPGLGNGGLGRLASCYMDSLATLGIPSMGYGIRYEFGIFNQIIKEGKQEEATDKWLQYGNPWEVMRPEITYQVKFGGRIEHRESNSRVFEVDWIPDSVVKGTAYDTPILGYRSNAIALRLWKAEAIESFDFSAFNQGDYYKAVEAKMISENITKVLYPNDETLSGKELRLKQQYFFVSCSLQDIIHLNTEQGRELNKLHEKFTIQLNDTHPSIAVAELMRLLVDEHQIEWEEAWEITKNTFAYTNHTLLPEALERWLSEYY
- a CDS encoding ABC transporter ATP-binding protein; the protein is MIQVENLTKTYGGTTVLDIEHLEIPKGQSFGLVGNNGAGKTTFFSLLLDLIQPDSGKITSNNIHISEDEGWKPFTSAFIDDTFLIGYLTPEEYFYFIGELRGRNKSDVDSFLTRFSEFFNGEILNGKKYLRDLSKGNSKKVGIVAALIGSPEIIILDEPFANLDPTTQFRLKKIIRELAESKEVTILVSSHDLQHTVEISNRVVVLEKGRIVKDIKTSQETMQELETFFSV
- a CDS encoding ABC transporter ATP-binding protein, producing MSKILNVRNLEKTYSSGSKKLTVLHNINFDIEERETFSIVGPSGSGKTTLLGLCAGLDRPDSGSIELCGTALENLSEDERAVLRNRKVGFVFQDFQLLPTLTALENVAVPLELQGSKDASAISRELLEKVGLGARKNHYPTQLSGGEQQRVAVARAFSNQPSILFADEPTGNLDAETGEKVIELLFNLNKEAGTTLVIVTHDLELAQKTQRILRLKGGKIVDNAISAT
- a CDS encoding ABC transporter permease, which produces MKNKKAQTAGFKWLTAMAWRDGKASAKKLSLFMASIVLGIAAVVSIQSFGENLKENIQLQSKALMGADYRIDSDNVPNERVTEIMDSLGGADAREISFVSMAAFTKNGAAKLVQVRGIEGDFPLYGELETVPPNSAQNYKDEGAALVDATVMLQLGIKTGDSIKIGNVTLPISGALNTVPGSTAIFSSVAPPVLIPYRFINETGLIQPGSRVGYDFYFLADSGMDMEELDETLGSKLDENNADLDTHTSTSERLGRWYENFGKFLNLVAFIALLLGCVGIASAINIYIKGKLKSVAVLKCLGATRKQTFLVFLLQIAAIGLLGGILGTALGLVLQQLFPLFLGDLLPVDVQMTFSPRIIFMGLLLGISMSILFAAYPLMSTLYVSPLQALRVQAEGKENSGKAGILVLTAIFLFILFFSYWLLEEWRYSLGFVAGIIVTFSILAGIAKLFMKAIRKFFPGSWSFPARQSLLNLFRPQNQTLTLVLAIGVGSFLISTLYFTKDVLLAQASVEAQADSPNMILLDVQSEQREEVAATIKNQQLPVINDIPIVTMRVQSIKGKTVNEIREDTASGVNRWVLSHEFRVTYRDSLINSETLEQGNWQPRVTNEDPVPISISDNFADDAKVSVGDRVTFNVQGVLLKTIVGSVRTVDWSRMQMNFSIVFPVGVLEEAPQFRVLTTNIPGENASAELQQELVRKFPNVTIIDLRQVLTVIEGLLDKISWLINFMAFFSILTGIIVLLGAVRTSKYQRIRESVLLRTIGAKSEQILKILALEYFYLGVLGALSGILLSLISSQFLAWYLFDTPFVPSWVPFLVLFPGIVILVLIIGLSNSLSVIKSPPLEVLRKEGF